Proteins co-encoded in one Aspergillus flavus chromosome 2, complete sequence genomic window:
- a CDS encoding transcription initiation factor (transcription initiation factor IIB), whose amino-acid sequence MATAPPQARPEPGQWKKNLSHHLICPECKEVPPNLEFPGSHETVCGSCGLVLADREIDMHSEWRTFSNDDQNNDDPSRVGDASNPLLNGDQLETQIASGGSGRVRDLYRAQNKQSSEKANKSLLAAYKEIGALCDGFSIQKNVADTAKYLFKIVDDAKAFKGKSQDVIIAGCIFIACRQCKVPRTFTEIFAVTKVSRKEIGRIYKALEKFFTAQNLERNNAVVSNGGVPDPNDTYTATTSTKPSDLCNRFCNLLDLPFQVTSVSSALSDRVTTMGDLAGRSPLSIVAACIYMASYLMGHGKTAKEISQVAHVSDGTIRGAYKQLYAERERLIDPEWIKDGKGDLKNLPAS is encoded by the coding sequence ATGGCCACCGCTCCACCCCAAGCCAGACCTGAACCAGGTCAGTGGAAAAAGAATCTTTCGCATCATCTTATCTGTCCCGAATGCAAGGAAGTCCCGCCCAATCTAGAGTTTCCCGGGTCGCACGAAACTGTATGCGGGTCTTGTGGTTTAGTGCTCGCTGATCGGGAAATTGACATGCATTCTGAATGGCGTACTTTCTCCAACGACGATCAGAACAACGATGATCCATCTCGTGTCGGAGACGCTTCAAATCCCCTGCTTAACGGGGACCAACTGGAGACCCAAATCGCAAGTGGAGGCTCTGGCCGTGTTCGTGACCTGTATCGTGCTCAGAACAAGCAGTCGAGCGAGAAGGCGAACAAGTCTCTTCTGGCTGCTTACAAAGAGATCGGTGCTTTGTGCGATGGGTTCAGCATCCAGAAGAATGTCGCCGATACCGCCAAATATCTTTTCAAGATAGTCGATGATGCGAAGGCCTTCAAAGGGAAGTCCCAAGATGTGATCATTGCGGGTTGTATTTTCATCGCTTGCCGTCAGTGCAAGGTACCCCGTACCTTCACCGAAATCTTCGCTGTCACGAAAGTATcgagaaaggaaattggCCGAATCTACAAGGCGCTGGAGAAGTTTTTCACGGCACAAAACCTCGAAAGGAACAACGCCGTGGTGTCAAACGGTGGAGTCCCCGATCCCAACGACACATACACCGCAACAACTTCCACCAAACCCAGCGACCTGTGCAACCGTTTCTGCAATCTACTGGATTTGCCCTTCCAAGTTACCAGTGTATCTTCTGCACTTTCTGATCGTGTCACAACCATGGGAGACCTGGCTGGCCGATCTCCTCTGTCGATCGTTGCAGCTTGTATCTATATGGCCTCGTATCTGATGGGGCACGGCAAAACTGCCAAAGAAATCAGTCAGGTCGCCCATGTCAGCGACGGAACTATCCGCGGTGCCTACAAACAGCTTTACGCGGAGAGAGAGCGCCTGATTGACCCGGAATGGATCAAGGACGGAAAGGGCGACTTGAAGAACCTACCCGCCAGTTGA
- a CDS encoding altered inheritance of mitochondria protein 21 → MTTQSPPVIPPRPSRSPNQQGLAPADVPKIPPRPTHRFDRSVSPLRDSYAPSPLNEPPNGSSSSRTISQDVPQRPPSVTIPSIGEEGNEYEALNMDDISDSHRENHHSTPAEMRNVGSDLKLHAPRPSLPSSSAKAKVQAVTRTDSRQAAAAGLGGTSSPAPDDHERPTRSLQSRTSYSRADSSTSIDRRLSMNGDEHGIRVPMYPNAGDVQAPSPSPYHLEQNPGQRSGRSHNRTRSGRDASLPPGSYGLHGHGVQTNDKFEKAWYEKHPEEYVKEEQGQYGPGVGSPRPDWALSSDDLNKIVRGSAVTGSGLGTSPAVIGTPEEEVGYIAADEYTHRLSSPPPESRRGSRLVAESPLRKESVPSAETEGQQQAAASEDTAHKSEEPGVIHVDEPYHHLHHPDGFAQTPGPEELSGKHGEGEVDEDEPILAADEVRPESAFQHPAVSPTFDRRESMEVDRSHTPSVNHSRSNSRTAGHRNSLPTLARYNSRDEREETHTPLEDVEEYEPLFPEDDDAEKKTLSTTDRFKQRPDMLKHRFPSQDIWEDSPNSLQLHATVSTPDVPKNENFETPEQESFRRSQANRVDPHKVASQILQSEGYLDEKSVSRPDIVKQRFPSRDIWEDAPESQKLVTTVEPAEEKEVKSPDVPAKPSIPARPQKRPQQAPPVDASTKPVTSPTEKRQPPSIPDRPKPQVPTRPAKPVFPGNGGEPKDAAAKPKPAVPARPGGSKIAALKAGFLSDLNSRLQLGPQAPPKPQEKKTEEPPAEKAPLSDARKGRARGPARRRPAAENVAAKLPTISEVRITETWNVWEVNEAGNLVVGSEKQVDKNEVGALDTTSSEHNTMAPPIAKNTAGESTDPQPTVSPKEDPVSSSDSTPSETQPPTFTEAAHTVTSSLDGEGPVVAPTTKRDEPDASSEAISAETDVDKTPSTPSAESGVEDVAEVAAATADGKRPSEGN, encoded by the exons ATGACAACACAATCCCCACCCGTCATCCCGCCTCGACCGTCAAGGTCCCCTAACCAGCAGGGCCTTGCACCCGCAGACGTGCCCAAGATCCCACCACGTCCCACTCATCGCTTTGATCGCTCCGTGTCTCCTCTTCGAGATAGCTACGCCCCGTCTCCCTTGAATGAGCCACCCAATGGCTCGAGCTCGAGTCGCACAATTTCCCAGGATGTGCCGCAGCGACCTCCGAGTGTGACGATACCTTCaattggtgaagaaggcaaTGAATACGAAGCTTTGAACATGGACGATATCTCCGATAGTCATCGCGAGAACCACCATTCGACTCCCGCAGAGATGCGCAACGTGGGTAGTGATCTGAAGCTCCATGCGCCAAGGCCTTCACTACCTTCTTCTAGCGCCAAAGCCAAGGTGCAAGCCGTCACACGTACGGATTCTCGTCAGGCTGCAGCAGCAGGCCTTGGTGGGACATCATCCCCCGCTCCTGATGACCATGAACGACCAACTCGCTCGTTACAGTCTCGAACAAGTTACTCGCGTGCGGACTCTTCGACTTCCATTGATCGCCGACTATCTATGAACGGCGATGAGCATGGGATTAGGGTTCCAATGTACCCTAATGCGGGTGATGTACAAGCCCCTTCCCCAAGTCCATACCATCTAGAACAGAACCCGGGCCAGCGCTCTGGCCGCAGTCATAACCGAACTCGGAGTGGTCGTGACGCTTCTCTTCCGCCCGGAAGCTATGGTCTTCACGGTCATGGCGTACAAACTAATGACAAGTTCGAGAAAGCCTGGTATGAAAAACACCCGGAAGAATAcgtcaaggaagagcaggGTCAATATGGCCCTGGAGTTGGATCGCCACGGCCAGATTGGGCGTTGAGTAGTGATGATCTGAACAAGATTGTACGGGGCTCTGCTGTCACCGGGAGTGGACTTG GCACATCACCTGCTGTAATCGGAACTCCAGAAGAGGAGGTTGGTTACATTGCCGCTGATGAGTACACTCACCGTCTATCATCACCGCCGCCTGAATCGCGCCGTGGCTCCCGCCTTGTTGCTGAGTCACCTTTGCGTAAGGAGAGTGTGCCTTCGGCCGAGACTGAGGGCCAGCAACAAGCTGCGGCCTCTGAAGATACCGCTCACAAGTCAGAAGAACCTGGGGTGATACACGTTGACGAACCATACCATCATCTACACCATCCTGATGGCTTCGCTCAGACTCCAGGTCCCGAAGAACTCTCTGGCAAGCATGGGGAGGGTGAAgtagatgaagatgagcCTATTCTGGCAGCTGATGAAGTGCGCCCAGAATCCGCTTTCCAGCACCCCGCCGTGTCCCCAACATTCGACAGAAGGGAAAGTATGGAAGTCGATAGGAGTCATACCCCAAGCGTCAACCATAGTCGCTCGAACAGCAGAACTGCGGGCCACCGCAACAGTCTGCCAACTCTGGCAAGGTACAATTCGCGCGACGAGCGGGAAGAGACACACACCCCacttgaggatgttgaagaatatGAGCCTCTGTTCccggaagatgatgatgcagagaAAAAAACTCTTTCGACCACCGACCGCTTCAAACAGCGACCAGATATGCTCAAGCACCGGTTCCCTAGTCAAGACATTTGGGAGGATTCGCCGAATAGCTTGCAGTTGCACGCTACAGTGTCTACACCGGATGTTCCTAAGAACGAAAACTTTGAGACTCCGGAGCAGGAGTCCTTCCGTAGAAGTCAGGCTAACCGCGTTGACCCACACAAGGTTGCGTCACAGATTCTACAATCAGAAGGGTATCTCGATGAGAAGTCTGTTTCACGCCCAGATATTGTCAAGCAGCGGTTTCCCAGCAGGGACATCTGGGAAGATGCCCCGGAAAGCCAAAAACTGGTTACTACAGTAGAGCcggcagaagagaaagaggttAAAAGCCCAGATGTGCCAGCGAAGCCTAGCATTCCAGCTCGACCCCAGAAGCGTCCTCAACAGGCCCCTCCAGTAGATGCTTCTACAAAGCCAGTCACCTCGCCCACTGAAAAACGACAACCACCTTCAATTCCTGACCGTCCCAAGCCCCAAGTCCCGACCCGGCCGGCTAAGCCTGTGTTCCCTGGAAATGGTGGAGAGCCAAAAGATGCCGCGGCCAAGCCGAAGCCAGCAGTGCCGGCCCGTCCGGGAGGTAGCAAGATCGCTGCCTTGAAGGCAGGATTCTTGTCAGACCTAAATTCCCGTCTGCAGCTGGGCCCTCAAGCACCACCGAAGccacaagagaagaaaacagagGAGCCTCCGGCAGAAAAAGCCCCTCTAAGTGATGCTCGCAAGGGAAGGGCCCGTGGGCCCGCACGGAGGAGACCGGCCGCTGAAAATGTGGCTGCAAAGTTGCCGACAATCTCGGAAGTCAGGATCACTGAAACTTGGAATGTTTGGGAGGTTAATGAGGCTGGTAACTTGGTTGTTGGTAGTGAAAAACAGGTGGATAAGAACGAAGTCGGTGCTCTTGACACGACATCGTCAGAACATAACACCATGGCTCCGCCGATAGCGAAGAACACTGCCGGTGAGTCGACTGATCCTCAACCAACAGTATCCCCCAAAGAGGATCCTGTATCATCGAGCGACTCAACCCCATCTGAAACCCAGCCACCGACATTCACAGAAGCGGCTCACACGGTAACGAGCTCCCTCGATGGTGAGGGACCTGTCGTGGCACCCACGACTAAGCGAGATGAACCTGATGCATCCTCTGAGGCAATATCTGCGGAAACTGATGTTGATAAAACGCCGAGCACACCATCAGCCGAATCAGGAGTAGAGGATGTTGCTGAAGTTGCGGCTGCGACAGCCGACGGAAAGCGGCCCTCGGAGGGTAACTAA
- a CDS encoding putative mitochondrial F1F0 ATP synthase subunit Atp14 — MSPEETSNFQHRIHGRKPSPVFASHPRFPSFTTSPAAMMSQSLRASRSLFARVSRQQVSSASRRTFLTSAVRQADPVQDLYLRELRAFKPTPVKPGDAEAHVQKFSVPAAPKSPEEANLANELKSYETQEVEVEGQAAAGEAAPAEESWFEEDEEAPAAH, encoded by the exons ATGTCTCCCGAAGAAACGTCGAACTTCCAACATCGGATTCACGGACGAAAGCCATCACCTGTCTTCGCAAGCCACCCCAGGTTCCCCTCATTTACCACCTCCCCCGCCGCCATGATGTCCCAGTCTCTCAGAGCTTCT CGCTCTCTCTTCGCCCGCGTCTCTCGGCAACAggtttcttcggcttctcgcCGCACTTTCCTGACTTCCGCTGTTCGTCAGG CCGACCCCGTTCAGGACCTCTACCTTCGTGAACTCCGTGCTTTCAAGCCCACTCCCGTCAAGCCCGGTGACGCCGAAGCTCACGTCCAGAAGTTCAGCGTTCCCGCTGCCCCCAAGTCCCCCGAGGAGGCCAACCTTGCCAATGAATTGAAGTCCTACGAGACCCAGGAAGTTGAGGTTGAGGGCCAGGCCGCCGCTGGTGAGGCTGCCCCCGCTGAGGAGAGCTGgttcgaggaggatgaggaggctcCCGCCGCCCACTAG